A genomic region of Mustela erminea isolate mMusErm1 chromosome 12, mMusErm1.Pri, whole genome shotgun sequence contains the following coding sequences:
- the INIP gene encoding SOSS complex subunit C isoform X1, producing the protein MAANPSGQGFQNKNRVAILAELDKEKRKLLMQNQSSTNHPGASIALSRPSLNKDFRDHAEQQHIAAQQKAALQHAHAHSSGYFITQDSAFGNLILPVLPRLDPE; encoded by the exons ATGGCAGCAAACCCTTCAGGACAAG gttttcaaaacaaaaacagagttgCAATCTTGGCAGAACtggacaaagagaagagaaaattactAATGCAAAACCAATCCTCAACTAATCATCCTGGGGCGAG CATCGCACTCTCGAGACCCTCTCTTAATAAGGACTTCCGGGATCATGCCGAGCAGCAGCATATCGCAGCCCAGCAGAAGGCAGCTTTGCAG CATGCACACGCACACTCATCTGGATACTTCATAACTCAAGACTCTGCCTTTGGGAACCTCATTCTTCCTGTTTTACCTCGCCTTGACCCAGAGTGA
- the INIP gene encoding SOSS complex subunit C isoform X2: protein MQNQSSTNHPGASIALSRPSLNKDFRDHAEQQHIAAQQKAALQHAHAHSSGYFITQDSAFGNLILPVLPRLDPE from the exons ATGCAAAACCAATCCTCAACTAATCATCCTGGGGCGAG CATCGCACTCTCGAGACCCTCTCTTAATAAGGACTTCCGGGATCATGCCGAGCAGCAGCATATCGCAGCCCAGCAGAAGGCAGCTTTGCAG CATGCACACGCACACTCATCTGGATACTTCATAACTCAAGACTCTGCCTTTGGGAACCTCATTCTTCCTGTTTTACCTCGCCTTGACCCAGAGTGA